A part of Rickettsia canadensis str. McKiel genomic DNA contains:
- a CDS encoding FKBP-type peptidyl-prolyl cis-trans isomerase yields MQKFLSLIIVILILYNIVKLKISPENNNPITLEHTASNNSSTDEKQTSTNNELPIALNGNLFERTVSKIVINALKTEEGKAFFENILQPLNGPINPNDYTIEVRKDLVKTLFKINTLGKGNIGPASCGHVVTVFYQISDINNNLISEDTKTFTLGSAPIMLGLDNVIIGMMVGEAREAIIPAKYTINNSNNIIFDNAYNYKVNVMLKSILPQNFVKSNETKIYDDEIAYRVPLLCGEKVSFNAKITRLSNGKILYDSKAKGQKIDMKIGDITYPFIFSYALQGKVPVGTRSVIAEGKTFKALGSNINKIISHELLPINEYLLLELNDFKQN; encoded by the coding sequence ATGCAAAAATTTTTATCTTTAATAATTGTAATTCTAATACTTTACAATATAGTAAAGTTAAAAATATCTCCCGAAAACAATAATCCTATAACTTTAGAGCACACGGCTTCAAATAATTCATCTACCGATGAAAAGCAAACTAGTACAAATAATGAATTACCTATTGCATTAAATGGTAATTTATTTGAACGTACGGTTTCAAAAATAGTAATAAATGCTCTTAAAACCGAAGAAGGGAAAGCATTCTTTGAAAATATTTTACAGCCGTTAAATGGACCTATCAATCCTAATGACTACACTATTGAAGTACGTAAGGATTTAGTAAAAACGCTGTTTAAAATTAATACGCTTGGTAAAGGTAATATCGGTCCGGCTTCTTGTGGACATGTAGTTACTGTATTTTATCAAATATCGGATATCAATAATAATTTAATATCGGAAGATACTAAAACTTTTACTTTAGGCTCTGCTCCTATAATGCTTGGCTTAGATAATGTAATAATCGGTATGATGGTAGGAGAAGCACGAGAAGCGATTATTCCGGCAAAATACACCATTAATAATAGTAATAATATTATCTTTGATAATGCTTATAATTACAAAGTAAATGTAATGTTAAAATCTATATTACCGCAAAATTTTGTTAAAAGTAATGAAACTAAAATTTATGATGATGAGATAGCTTATCGTGTTCCTTTATTATGTGGTGAAAAAGTAAGTTTTAATGCTAAAATTACTCGCTTATCAAATGGTAAAATATTATATGACTCAAAAGCCAAAGGACAAAAAATAGATATGAAAATAGGCGATATTACATATCCTTTCATTTTTTCTTACGCCTTGCAAGGTAAAGTACCAGTTGGAACACGCAGTGTTATTGCTGAAGGCAAAACTTTTAAAGCCTTAGGTTCTAATATAAATAAAATTATTTCTCATGAATTACTACCGATAAATGAATATCTTTTACTTGAACTTAATGATTTTAAACAAAATTAA
- a CDS encoding cupredoxin domain-containing protein produces MAIIKKNQDIIIIVVGLIFLAAIIYISTNKSSNNKTNDNILEVKIAIKDHKFVPNIVEVPKSTKIKLIVHNEDDTVEEFESHDLHREKIVMPHKSINIILAPLNPGKYEFFGDFHQDRGFIIVND; encoded by the coding sequence ATGGCAATTATTAAAAAAAATCAAGATATTATTATAATAGTAGTAGGTTTAATATTTCTAGCAGCAATCATTTATATCTCTACAAATAAGAGTTCTAACAATAAAACAAATGATAATATATTAGAAGTAAAGATAGCTATAAAAGATCATAAATTTGTTCCGAATATAGTTGAAGTACCGAAATCTACTAAGATAAAGTTAATTGTTCATAATGAAGATGATACGGTAGAAGAATTTGAAAGTCATGATTTACATCGTGAAAAAATAGTTATGCCACATAAGTCAATAAATATTATACTTGCACCCCTTAATCCTGGGAAATATGAATTTTTTGGAGATTTTCATCAAGATCGGGGTTTTATAATTGTTAATGATTAG
- a CDS encoding FTR1 family protein — protein sequence MFKIALVVFRECLEISLLLGVILAVTKQIEKSRLYIIAGAMLGVVFASIFAFFTRKLSLSFGGIGDELFDSGIMILITILISWTIIWMQGYSIKVKQHINDLSVKIHEGNASYFMLVFLVATTILREGAEIIILVYSISSVETLSSSIYLQGVIIGATSGFLLGLVIYFGLIKIANQKYIFKISTVLLMLIAGGFAASAAGILTSSGLVMFLSDQLWDSSWLVADRSMVGKILHIVTGYIARPNGLQVLAYFATILLINIFIQIKLRYSTNTLISVQNK from the coding sequence ATGTTTAAAATTGCTTTAGTAGTGTTTCGTGAATGTTTAGAAATATCTTTATTACTTGGTGTAATACTCGCCGTAACAAAACAAATAGAAAAATCTCGTCTTTATATTATTGCGGGAGCAATGCTTGGAGTAGTATTTGCTTCAATTTTTGCATTTTTTACACGTAAATTATCTTTATCTTTTGGCGGAATAGGAGACGAGTTATTCGATTCCGGAATTATGATACTAATAACAATTCTGATTAGCTGGACCATAATATGGATGCAAGGTTACAGTATAAAAGTAAAACAACATATAAACGACTTATCAGTAAAAATTCATGAAGGTAATGCCAGTTATTTCATGTTGGTTTTTTTAGTTGCCACTACTATATTACGAGAAGGTGCAGAAATTATTATTTTAGTATATAGCATATCTTCAGTTGAAACGCTATCAAGCAGTATTTACTTGCAAGGAGTAATAATAGGTGCTACAAGTGGCTTCTTACTTGGTTTAGTAATATATTTTGGTTTAATTAAGATTGCTAATCAAAAATATATTTTTAAAATCTCTACCGTATTATTAATGCTAATAGCAGGCGGATTTGCAGCAAGTGCGGCAGGTATTCTAACTTCTTCCGGTTTAGTTATGTTTTTATCCGATCAACTTTGGGATAGTTCATGGTTAGTAGCAGATAGAAGTATGGTCGGCAAAATCTTACATATTGTTACCGGTTATATTGCAAGACCTAACGGACTGCAAGTACTTGCTTATTTTGCTACTATATTACTGATAAATATTTTTATACAAATAAAATTAAGATATTCCACAAATACCTTAATATCAGTACAAAACAAATGA
- a CDS encoding septation protein A: MLKLLSEIGPVIAFFAGFFYGGGIQNATLYMLITAIICVTICYFVDKKVSKLSIISVSVLLVSGIITLISGNSIYIKIKPTILYVIFGIIFLMSGIRKNPFIKYALESIVRLKEESWITLSYRAAAFFFFMAVVNEIVWRNFSDETWVKFKVFGVIPITFIFILLQLPLLLKNKLPDSKI, from the coding sequence ATGTTAAAACTTTTATCAGAAATTGGTCCAGTAATAGCATTTTTTGCAGGCTTTTTTTATGGAGGCGGTATACAAAACGCTACTCTTTATATGCTTATTACAGCCATTATTTGTGTCACTATTTGTTATTTTGTAGATAAAAAAGTATCAAAACTTTCTATTATTTCCGTATCGGTTTTATTAGTTTCAGGGATTATAACTTTAATTAGCGGCAATTCGATTTATATAAAAATCAAACCTACTATATTATATGTTATTTTTGGAATAATATTTCTTATGAGCGGTATAAGAAAAAATCCTTTCATTAAATATGCTTTAGAGAGCATAGTACGTCTTAAAGAAGAAAGTTGGATAACTTTAAGCTATAGGGCAGCAGCTTTTTTCTTTTTTATGGCTGTAGTTAATGAAATAGTTTGGCGTAATTTCTCAGATGAAACATGGGTCAAATTTAAAGTATTCGGAGTAATACCGATTACCTTTATATTTATTTTACTGCAATTACCTCTTTTATTAAAGAATAAATTACCAGATAGTAAGATATGA
- a CDS encoding BON domain-containing protein, producing the protein MLIFIALSFNLSACLPTIFTVATTTGIVASKDQPMSQTLNDSRISAGIKTDLVKNNFRDLGAKIKVTVSQGRVLLTGNIQKELDALKAVNIAWNQKGVKEVINELKVNKNSNHFDLAQYTKDCMITTQIKAKNLVRKDIKFANYTIITIDNIVYLFGVARSEEELEKLASIASKIKGVEKVVCYAKIMDNFNKHEDYDTTP; encoded by the coding sequence ATTTTAATTTTTATAGCTCTCTCTTTTAATTTATCCGCTTGTTTACCTACCATATTTACCGTAGCGACCACTACGGGCATTGTTGCATCAAAAGATCAACCAATGTCTCAAACATTAAATGATTCAAGGATTTCTGCCGGTATTAAAACTGATTTAGTAAAAAATAATTTTAGAGATTTAGGAGCTAAAATAAAGGTTACAGTATCACAAGGAAGAGTATTATTAACAGGAAATATTCAAAAAGAACTGGATGCATTAAAAGCCGTAAACATTGCTTGGAATCAAAAAGGCGTAAAAGAAGTTATTAATGAGTTAAAAGTAAATAAAAACAGTAATCATTTTGACTTAGCCCAATATACTAAAGATTGTATGATAACCACACAAATTAAAGCTAAAAATTTAGTCAGAAAAGACATTAAATTTGCTAATTATACTATTATAACTATAGATAATATTGTTTATTTATTTGGAGTTGCAAGATCAGAAGAAGAGCTAGAAAAACTTGCTTCTATTGCATCAAAAATAAAAGGTGTTGAAAAAGTTGTGTGTTACGCTAAAATAATGGATAACTTTAATAAACATGAGGATTATGATACGACACCATAA